From Quadrisphaera sp. DSM 44207, the proteins below share one genomic window:
- a CDS encoding alpha-hydroxy acid oxidase, with protein sequence MGLQLLEDQAESARALLAPEVLSYYDAGAGDEVTRVESEPAWAGFRLRPRVLRDVETVSTATTAAGVALAHPVGVAPMAFHALADRDGEVATAQGAGRSGALLVLSTRSSRSLEDVAAAASGPWWFQVYVMKDRRLTESLVRRAAAAGAGALVLTGDTPYVGLKRRVSGTRLAVPDDHFLVNLAAHAVPGQSITAQRAAAEQDPAVDLSTIRWLAEVSGLPVLVKGVLRGDDAVACLEAGASGVVVSNHGGRQLDRALPSALALAEVAGAVAGRGAVLVDGGLRSGTDVLVALALGADAVLLGRPVLWALASGGADGVAACVGAVRSHLEHVMALAGACRLDQLGPDLVVAPRAPG encoded by the coding sequence ATGGGGCTGCAGCTGCTGGAGGACCAGGCGGAGTCAGCTCGCGCGCTCCTCGCGCCGGAGGTCCTCTCCTACTACGACGCCGGCGCGGGCGACGAGGTCACGCGGGTCGAGAGCGAGCCGGCCTGGGCCGGCTTCCGCCTGCGCCCGCGGGTGCTGCGCGACGTCGAGACGGTGTCCACGGCCACCACCGCCGCCGGCGTCGCGCTGGCGCACCCGGTCGGCGTCGCGCCGATGGCCTTCCACGCCCTGGCCGACCGGGACGGGGAGGTGGCCACCGCGCAGGGCGCCGGGCGCAGCGGCGCCCTGCTCGTGCTGTCCACCCGCTCCTCGCGCTCGCTGGAGGACGTCGCCGCCGCCGCGAGCGGCCCGTGGTGGTTCCAGGTGTACGTCATGAAGGACCGCCGCCTGACCGAGTCCCTCGTGCGCCGGGCGGCGGCCGCGGGCGCCGGCGCGCTGGTCCTGACCGGGGACACGCCGTACGTGGGGTTAAAGCGGCGCGTGTCGGGGACCCGCCTGGCGGTGCCCGACGACCACTTCCTGGTCAACCTGGCCGCGCACGCGGTGCCCGGCCAGAGCATCACCGCCCAGCGAGCCGCCGCCGAGCAGGACCCCGCGGTCGACCTGTCGACCATCCGCTGGCTGGCGGAGGTCTCCGGGCTGCCGGTCCTCGTCAAGGGCGTCCTGCGCGGCGACGACGCGGTGGCGTGCCTGGAGGCCGGCGCGTCCGGCGTGGTCGTCTCCAACCACGGCGGGCGCCAGCTCGACCGCGCGCTGCCCAGCGCGCTCGCGCTCGCGGAGGTCGCCGGCGCGGTCGCCGGGCGGGGCGCCGTGCTCGTCGACGGCGGCCTGCGCTCGGGCACCGACGTCCTGGTCGCGCTCGCCCTGGGCGCCGACGCGGTGCTGCTGGGGCGCCCGGTGCTGTGGGCGCTCGCCTCCGGCGGCGCGGACGGGGTGGCCGCCTGCGTGGGCGCGGTGCGCTCCCACCTGGAGCACGTGATGGCGCTGGCCGGAGCGTGCCGCCTGGACCAGCTGGGCCCCGACCTCGTCGTCGCGCCGCGCGCGCCCGGCTGA